In Streptomyces sp. P9-A4, the genomic window AACCAAGAGTACGAACACGAAGTCCCCTCCGACTCGGCCGAGGACGAGGCGGAGGCGACCCGGCGTGACGCGGGGGAAGCGGAGAGCAGCCGGGCCAGCCGTGGCTGGTGGGACAGGAACGCCGACGAGTACCAGAGCGACCACGGATCGTTCCTGGGCGACGACCGGTTCGTCTGGGGTCCCGAGGGGCTCGACGAGGCGGAGGCCGGGCTCCTCGGGCCGGCCGCGTCGCTGAAGGGCCTCGACGTACTGGAGATCGGCGCGGGCGCGGCCCAGTGCTCGCGGTGGCTGGCGGCGCAGGGGGCGCGGCCGGTGGCGCTCGACCTCTCGCACCGGCAGCTGCAGCACGCGCTGCGGATCGGCGGGGAGGTGCCGCTCGTGGAGGCCGACGCAGGGGCGCTGCCCTTCCGGGACGCCTCCTTCGACCTGGCGTGCTCGGCGTACGGCGCGGTGCCGTTCGTCGCCGACCCGGTGCGGGTGTTCCGTGAGGTGCGGCGGGTGCTGCGGCCGGGCGGCCGGTGGGTCTTCTCGGTGACCCACCCGATCCGCTGGGCGTTCCCCGACGAACCGGGCCCCGAGGGCCTGTCGGTCGCGGCCTCCTATTTCGACCGCACCCCTTATGTGGAGCAGGACGAGCAGGGGCGGGCGGTGTACGTGGAGCACCACCGGACGATCGGCGACCGGGTGCGGGACGTGGTGGCCGGCGGCTTCCGGCTGGTGGACCTGGTCGAGCCGGAGTGGCCGGCGTGGAACAGCCAGGAGTGGGGCGGCTGGTCCCCGCTGCGGGGGAACCTGATCCCGGGAACGGCGATCTTCGTCTGCGAGCGCGCGGAGTAGCGGTGGGGTAGTCGTACGGCCGGGGCGCGGCTGTACGGCCCGGGTGCAGCCGTGCGGATCGTTGCGCTTGTCGTACTTATAGGTGGGTCCTGTGGACAACGGGGCCCACCTTTTTTCTTCGCGTACGAGACTGAGTGCGTGATCCGAAATGACGCACTCGACCGTCTCCCCGTCCGCCATGCCGTCCCCGAGCTGCTCGACGCGCTCGACCGGCGCGGTACGGCCGTGCTGTCCGCGCCTCCCGGCACGGGCAAGACGACCCTGGTGCCGCTCGCGCTCGCGGGCCTCATAGGGGAGGGACCGGGGCGGCGGGTCCTGGTGGCCGAGCCGCGCCGGATGGCGGTGCGGGCGGCGGCGCGGCGGATGGCGTGGCTGCTCGGCGAGGAGGTCGGCGGCACGGTCGGCTTCTCCGTGCGCGGCGAGCGCCGGACCGGACCCGCGACCAGGGTCGAGGTGGTGACCACGGGCATCCTGCTCCAGCGGCTCCAGCGGGACCCCGAGCTGGCGGGCGTGGACGTGGTCCTGCTCGACGAGTGCCACGAACGGCATCTGGACGCCGACACGGCCATGGCCTTCCTGGTGGACGTGCGGGCCACGCTGCGGCCGGAGCTGGCGCTGATCGCCGCCTCGGCGACGAGCGACGCGGCGGCCTGGGCGGATCTCCTCACGGTCCTGGAGGGCTCGGGCCCGGCGCCGGTGGTGTGGAGCAAGGGCGAGGGACACGGCTGCCGGGTCCACTACGCGGCTCCGCCCGCCGGCATCCGGCCGGCGCACGGCACCTGGGTGGACCCGGCGCTGCTGCGGCACGTCGCCGCGACGGTCCGGCTGGCGATGGAGCGGCACGAGGGGGACGTCCTCTGTTTCCTTCCGGGTACGGGGGAGATCGCGCGGACGGCCGGGCTGCTGGCCGGCGTCGACGCGGAGGTGCTCCAGCTGCACGGGCGGGCCGCCGCGTCGGTGCAGGACGCGGTGCTGCGCGGCACCGAGCCCGGCGGGCGGCGCAGGGTGGTGCTCACGACCTCGGTGGCCGAGTCGAGCCTGACGGTGCCGGGGGTGCGGATCGTCGTGGACTCGGGGCTGGCGCGGGAGCCGCGGACGGACCACGCGAGGGGGCTGGGCTCGCTGGCGACGGTGACGGTCTCCGAGGCGACGGCGACCCAGCGCCTGGGCCGGGCGGGCCGTGAGGCCTTCGGGCAGGTGTATCGCTGCTGGGCCGAGGCGAACGACGGGGGCAGGCCGCGGTTCCCGTCCCCGGAGATCAAGGTCGCCGACCTGGCGGACTTCGCCCTCCGGGTCGCCTGCTGGGGCGATCCGACGGCGCGGGGGCTCGCCCTGCTCGACCCGCCGCCCGCCGGGGCGATGGCGGCGGCGCGCTCGGTCCTCGGGTCGATCGGAGCCGTGGACGCGGCGGGCCGGGCGACCGGGCGCGGGGTACGCATGTCCCGCCTGGGGCTCCACCCCCGGCTGGGGCGCGCGCTCCTGGACGGCGCGCCGGAGGTCGGGGCACGGCGGGCGGCGGAGGTGGTGGCGCTGCTCAGCGAGGAACCGCCGCGCGACTACGGGGACGACCTGGCGGCGGCCTGGCGGACGGCCCGCCGGGGCGCCGACGGATACGGCGCCCGCTGGAGGACGGAGGCGCGCCGCCTGGAGCGCTCGGCCGGGGAGGCGACGGGCGGAGCGGGAGCGGGAGCGGGCAATACCAGGAAGGAGGGTGCCGGGCCCGGCGGTGCGGGACGGGATGGTGCGGGCGCGGCCGGTGCGGAGAGGGGCGGTGCGGGTACTGGCGGTGCGGGTTCTGGCGGTGCTGGTACTGGCGGTGCGGGACGGGGTGACGCCGGGAAGGGGGCGGTGTCGGCCTGGGTGCCCGGCGCGGCGGTGGGAGGTGTGGTCGGGGACGACGCGGTGGTCGGGCTGGTGACGGCGCTGGCCTTTCCCGAGCGGGTGGCTCGGGCCCGGGAGCAGGGCGGGTATCTGATGGTGTCGGGGAGCGGGGCCAGGCTCGCCGAAGGCTCCGCGCTGCGGACCTCGCCCTGGCTGGCCGTGGCGGTGGCGGACCGTACGGCGCGGGACGCGACGGCCCGGGTGCGCCTGGCGGCCGTGGTGGACGGGGAGATGGCCCGGTGGGCGGCAGGGCATCTGCGCTCGACCGGTGAGGAGGTCCACTGGGAGGAGGGGGACGTGGTCGCCCGCTCGGTCGACCGGCTGGGCGCGGTCGAGCTGACGGTCCGTCCGCTCGGGGCGAAGGCCGATCCGGCGCTCGTAAGGGAGGCACTGCTCGACGGTCTGCGGCGGGAGGGGCTCGGGCTGCTGCGGTGGAGCCGGGAGGCCGGGGAACTGCGCGAGCGGCTGGCCTTCCTGCACCGGGAGCTGGGTGAGCCCTGGCCGGACATGGCGGACGGGACGCTGGTCGACCGGGCCGGGGAGTGGCTGGAGCCGGAGCTCTCCCGGGCCGCGCGGCGCGCCGATCTGGGGCGGATCGACGCCGGGGAGGCCCTGCGGCGGCTGTTGCCGTGGGCGTCGGGCGAGGCGGGCCGGCTGGGCGAGCTGGCACCGGAGCGGATCGAGGTGCCGAGCGGTTCGAGGATCCGGGTCGAGTACGGGGGCGAGCGGCCGGTGCTCGCGGTGAAGCTCCAGGAGATGTTCGGACTGGCCGAGACGCCCCGGGTGGCAGGGGTCCCGGTCCTGGTCCATCTCCTCTCCCCCGCCGGACGGCCGGCGGCCGTGACCGCCGACCTGGCGTCGTTCTGGAGGGACGGCTACCGGGCGGTGCGGGCGGAGCTGAGGGGGCGGTACCCGAAGCACCCGTGGCCGGAGGACCCCGCGACGGCGGAGCCGACCCGGCACACGAGCGCGCGGCTCAGACGGGAGGGGTGACCGGGGCCCCGGCGGTGAAGGTGTCGGCGGGTGCGTCGTCGGCCGGACGGCGGGAGCGGGCTTCGAGCCAGAGGGAGAGGGCGAGGAGAAGGAGGGCCAGGACGGTGAAGCTCCAGGGGAGGTAGGAGACGAGCATCAGCACCATCAGACGATTGGAGGAGACCATGTCGCCGATGCTCTTGAGGTAGTCCTCGCGCATCTTCACGTGCCCCTCGAAGACCGTGAGGGTGTCCTGGCCCATCAGCGTCTTGGCGTTGCGGAGCTCCTCCTTGTGGATCTCCTCGCCGTTGACGGGGGCGCCGGTGACCGGCTCGATCCAGAACATCCGCTTGGTCGAGTACCAGCGGGTGAGACCGGATTCGGTGATGACCTCCGGCGGGATCTTCACCGGCATGGTCTTGGGCATGGGGACCTGGGTCCACGGGATGGTCTGCTCGAAGTAGTAGACCTCCATGCCCCGGAAGGTGCGGGTGCCCACGAAGTGGATGGGGGCCGAGGTGCGCGTCTGGGCGTCGAAGTACTGGTAGTCCCGCTTCTCGGTGAGGAAGGGGAACTTGAACTCGATGCCCTCGCGCCGGACGGCCTCGCCGTCGACGGACTCGCCGGTGACGTGGACGGGGTCCTGGGAGTGGGCGTCGAAGATGTACCGCTCGGGGACCTTGGAGACCATCTTCCCGTCGGGGCCCATGACGTAGGCGAGGGCGTCCCAGACGACGACGTCCCGGCCGGCGTCGCGCTCGATGCGCCGGGACTCCTCCACGTTGCCCTTGAGGGTCTGGACGATCGTGATCTTGTCGACCTGCTCCGACTTGAGCGTGGAGTAGTTGAGGAGGGTCGCGGGCTTCGCCTCCAGGACGGTCTCCTGGTACTGGTTCGACGGGATCTTCGCCAGTCTGGGGAAGGCGTACCAGCGCAGGGTCGGGGCCATCGCGGCGCAGAAGACGGCGAGGGAGAGCAGGACGAGACTGGCTCGGCGGCGCACGGTCGCCCCTTTACTTCTTGGGGCCGGGATCGGCGGTCAGCAGGGGCTTGGGCGAGGTGGGGCCGTCGGGCGGCAGATCGACCACCGAGATGAGCAGAACTAAGAGGAGGACTGGTGCGAGTCCGATGGCGGCGGCGACGAGGGCACGCATGGTCGGCCTCCCGGTATGCGATCTGATGAGTCGTCAGGGCGGGGGCACCGTAGCAACGCGACCGCGAGATGAGAACACGTTGTACCCGGGGAACGCGGAGCGCCGCCCCTCCGCCCGATGGGCGGAGAAGCGGCGCGGGGAGGCGGCGCTGAGCGCGGGTGGTGTCCGGCCGAGGGCCTGGGGTCAGGCCGAGGGCGAGGAGGAGGGGGAGGAAGGGGAGGCGGAGGGGGTGGCCTCGGGCGAGCCGCTGCCGGACGGGGACGGATCCGGGGTCGGCGTGGCCGGTGCCGTGACCGTCAGCTTGATCTCCGCGCTGCCTCCGCCAGGCGCGGTGAGGCGCAGCACGTACTCGCCGGCCTTGTCGCCCGCGAAGAGCTCGGGGAGGGAGATCAGACCGTTCTCGTCGGTCGTGAGGGTGAGGGTGCGCAGGGACGTGCCCGCCGCGTCCTTGAAGTACGGGCCCTCGGCGCTCTCCTGGGTGTCCGCCGCCGAGGCGACGACCACGGCGGTGACGAGGACTCCGGGGGCGAGCGCGCCTCCGTCGGTGGCCTTGACCTGCACCCGCTGGGCGTAGGCGGTGCCGGTGGTGGCCGAGAGGGGGTCACCCCCGACCCGGGCGAGGGTGTCCGCCCGGCGCTCGGTGACGGTCGCGGTGAACTCGGTCGCGCCCAGGGTGCGGCCCACGACGGTGGCCTTGATCGTGAACGACCCGGTCTTCTCGCCGGCCTTCGGCAGCGGGGCCGTCGCGATGCCGGTGGAGCCCGTGGTGACGGTCGCGGTGGTCGAGCCGCCGGGGAAGCGGGAGTCGGTGGTCCCGGTGATCTCGAAGCGGATGTCGACCCCGCTGACCGGGGCGCCGACGCCGTCGAGCGCGGCGACCGCGGGGGCCTTGCTGAAAGCGCTCCCGGTGGTCGCGGTCAACGGGCCCGTCGCGACGGGCGAGAGCCGGGTGACCTTGGCGGCGGGCGGGACGGTCGGCGGCTTCGTCGGCTTGGTGACCGGGGGCTTG contains:
- a CDS encoding class I SAM-dependent methyltransferase, which gives rise to MNQEYEHEVPSDSAEDEAEATRRDAGEAESSRASRGWWDRNADEYQSDHGSFLGDDRFVWGPEGLDEAEAGLLGPAASLKGLDVLEIGAGAAQCSRWLAAQGARPVALDLSHRQLQHALRIGGEVPLVEADAGALPFRDASFDLACSAYGAVPFVADPVRVFREVRRVLRPGGRWVFSVTHPIRWAFPDEPGPEGLSVAASYFDRTPYVEQDEQGRAVYVEHHRTIGDRVRDVVAGGFRLVDLVEPEWPAWNSQEWGGWSPLRGNLIPGTAIFVCERAE
- a CDS encoding ATP-dependent RNA helicase, which codes for MIRNDALDRLPVRHAVPELLDALDRRGTAVLSAPPGTGKTTLVPLALAGLIGEGPGRRVLVAEPRRMAVRAAARRMAWLLGEEVGGTVGFSVRGERRTGPATRVEVVTTGILLQRLQRDPELAGVDVVLLDECHERHLDADTAMAFLVDVRATLRPELALIAASATSDAAAWADLLTVLEGSGPAPVVWSKGEGHGCRVHYAAPPAGIRPAHGTWVDPALLRHVAATVRLAMERHEGDVLCFLPGTGEIARTAGLLAGVDAEVLQLHGRAAASVQDAVLRGTEPGGRRRVVLTTSVAESSLTVPGVRIVVDSGLAREPRTDHARGLGSLATVTVSEATATQRLGRAGREAFGQVYRCWAEANDGGRPRFPSPEIKVADLADFALRVACWGDPTARGLALLDPPPAGAMAAARSVLGSIGAVDAAGRATGRGVRMSRLGLHPRLGRALLDGAPEVGARRAAEVVALLSEEPPRDYGDDLAAAWRTARRGADGYGARWRTEARRLERSAGEATGGAGAGAGNTRKEGAGPGGAGRDGAGAAGAERGGAGTGGAGSGGAGTGGAGRGDAGKGAVSAWVPGAAVGGVVGDDAVVGLVTALAFPERVARAREQGGYLMVSGSGARLAEGSALRTSPWLAVAVADRTARDATARVRLAAVVDGEMARWAAGHLRSTGEEVHWEEGDVVARSVDRLGAVELTVRPLGAKADPALVREALLDGLRREGLGLLRWSREAGELRERLAFLHRELGEPWPDMADGTLVDRAGEWLEPELSRAARRADLGRIDAGEALRRLLPWASGEAGRLGELAPERIEVPSGSRIRVEYGGERPVLAVKLQEMFGLAETPRVAGVPVLVHLLSPAGRPAAVTADLASFWRDGYRAVRAELRGRYPKHPWPEDPATAEPTRHTSARLRREG
- a CDS encoding DUF3068 domain-containing protein, with amino-acid sequence MRRRASLVLLSLAVFCAAMAPTLRWYAFPRLAKIPSNQYQETVLEAKPATLLNYSTLKSEQVDKITIVQTLKGNVEESRRIERDAGRDVVVWDALAYVMGPDGKMVSKVPERYIFDAHSQDPVHVTGESVDGEAVRREGIEFKFPFLTEKRDYQYFDAQTRTSAPIHFVGTRTFRGMEVYYFEQTIPWTQVPMPKTMPVKIPPEVITESGLTRWYSTKRMFWIEPVTGAPVNGEEIHKEELRNAKTLMGQDTLTVFEGHVKMREDYLKSIGDMVSSNRLMVLMLVSYLPWSFTVLALLLLALSLWLEARSRRPADDAPADTFTAGAPVTPPV
- a CDS encoding SPW_0924 family protein, with amino-acid sequence MRALVAAAIGLAPVLLLVLLISVVDLPPDGPTSPKPLLTADPGPKK